The proteins below come from a single Halictus rubicundus isolate RS-2024b chromosome 13, iyHalRubi1_principal, whole genome shotgun sequence genomic window:
- the LOC143360304 gene encoding uncharacterized protein LOC143360304, with amino-acid sequence MNYPGCLQILQEDIGHYLTQWIQKFLSEPRYQIKVFEDIENPEAWAPGASGKSKATMANKEKMETPTTTKRQRSETEVRDPKYKEEDTISNKRKRENIINQYPASHRGPAYVSAIFNNSARKPRNSQNALMLAKILNKSHEGVEEIKNEGYGKFNIKFKTGNHANQFVKTENKDLQEIKVFIPKFRITRKGLIKGFSTDCEIGDIKKYTDSPVPILEARRLNRKTRNLQTGLWEWKPSESIVITFEGTNLPDYIKLYNLIHTPVELYIEPLKICYNCFKTGHTTKFCRSEQICKNCGNPGHNLSDCPTTDAPTCAHCRESHQTLHPSCSTFQTTKEINKQMSLLNISFYEAKQIVTRTNPEIKSKSVQNNKENYPPLRSQSQNHILQLKAIGGQQAPASSSTPTKAWTQSTTENNYLRKVTTTAPVQQQRPIYNPHGNNPEIRQNSSPSIIRTTTITKKISNPPNTVVLTHSPPNTKPSPVIKQYKPAPSTSSKP; translated from the exons ATGAACTACCCG ggctgtttgcagattttgcaGGAAGATATAGGTCATTATTTAACACAGTGGATACAAAAGTTTCTATCGGAACCGCGGTATCAAATCAAAGTGTTCGAGGATATAGAAAACCCCGAGGCCTGGGCCCCTGGGGCCTCAGGTAAAAGCAAAGCCACGATGGCTAACAAGGAAAAAATGGAGACACCGACAACCACCAAAAGACAGAGATCGGAAACAGAGGTAAGAGACCCAAAATACAAAGAGGAAGACACCATTTCCAACAAAAGAAAACGCGAAAATATCATAAACCAATATCCAGCCTCCCATAGGGGCCCTGCGTATGTGTCGGCCATTTTTAACAACAGTGCCAGAAAACCAAGAAACTCCCAAAACGCTCTCATGTTAGCCAAAATACTTAATAAGAGCCATGAAGGagtcgaagaaattaaaaacgaaggatatgggaaatttaatattaaatttaaaacaggaAACCATGCTAATCAATTTGTAAAAACGGAAAACAAGGATCTACAGGAAATTAAAGTATTCATCCCCAAATTCCGTATTACAAGAAAAGGCCTCATCAAGGGCTTTTCCACAGATTGCGAAATAGGAGACATTAAGAAATATACAGATTCCCCAGTACCCATTCTAGAAGCCAGAAGATTGAATCGCAAAACAAGAAATCTACAAACAGGATTATGGGAATGGAAACCCAGTGAATCCATAGTTATTACCTTTGAGGGCACAAATCTTCCAGACTACATCAAACTTTACAATTTGATCCACACTCCAGTAGAACTATACATTGAACCCCTTAAAATTTGTTATAACTGCTTCAAGACAGGACATACGACAAAATTCTGCCGTAGCGAACAGATATGCAAAAACTGCGGAAACCCAGGACACAATCTCTCGGACTGTCCAACAACAGATGCACCAACATGTGCACATTGTCGAGAGTCACACCAGACTTTACACCCAAGCTGCTCAACGTTTCAAACAACCAAAGAAATAAACAAGCAAATGTCGCTACTAAATATAAGCTTTTACGAAGCAAAACAAATAGTAACTAGAACCAACCCAGAAATAAAGTCAAAAAGTGTACAAAACAACAAGGAAAACTATCCCCCCCTACGTTCTCAATCTCAAAATCACATCTTGCAACTCAAGGCAATCGGAGGACAACAGGCACCCGCCTCGTCATCAACTCCCACAAAAGCATGGACACAATCAACCACAGAAAACAACTATTTACGCAAAGTAACCACCACTGCACCAGTACAACAACAAAGACCAATATACAACCCACACGGTAACAACCCAGAAATTAGACAGAACTCATCTCCATCTATCATACGCACAACAACGATAACCAAAAaaatatccaatccccctaaTACAGTAGTCCTCACACATTCTCCTCCTAACACAAAACCATCCCCAGTAATCAAGCAATATAAACCAGCCCCTTCCACATCCTCAAAaccataa